Proteins from one Salmonella bongori NCTC 12419 genomic window:
- the infA gene encoding translation initiation factor IF-1, with protein MAKEDNIEMQGTVLETLPNTMFRVELENGHVVTAHISGKMRKNYIRILTGDKVTVELTPYDLSKGRIVFRSR; from the coding sequence ATGGCCAAAGAAGACAATATTGAAATGCAAGGTACCGTTCTCGAAACGTTACCTAACACCATGTTCCGCGTAGAGTTAGAAAACGGTCACGTGGTTACTGCACACATTTCCGGTAAAATGCGCAAGAACTACATCCGCATCCTGACGGGCGACAAAGTGACCGTTGAGCTGACCCCGTACGACCTGAGCAAAGGCCGCATTGTCTTCCGTAGTCGCTAA
- a CDS encoding LysR family transcriptional regulator gives MIKTDLNDFAWFVHVVEEGGFAAAGRALDEPKSKLSRRIAQLEERLGVRLIQRTTRQFNVTEVGQTFYEHCKAMLVEAQAAQDAIAALQVEPRGIVKLTCPVTLLHVHIGPMLAKFMARYPDVSLQLEATNRRVDVVGEGVDVAIRVRPRPFEDSDLVMRVLADRGHRLFASPDLIARMGSPSAPAELSGWPGLSLASGKHIHRWELYGPQGARAEVHFTPRMVTTDMLALREAAVAGVGLVQLPILMVKEQLAAGELVAVLEEWEPRREVIHAVFPSRRGLLPSVRTLVDFLTEEYARMVED, from the coding sequence ATGATAAAAACGGATCTCAATGATTTTGCGTGGTTTGTGCATGTGGTCGAAGAAGGCGGATTTGCAGCGGCGGGACGGGCGCTGGATGAACCAAAATCGAAACTAAGTCGACGTATTGCACAACTGGAGGAGCGGCTGGGTGTACGATTAATCCAGCGAACCACGCGGCAGTTTAACGTCACCGAAGTGGGGCAAACGTTCTATGAGCACTGTAAAGCAATGCTGGTAGAGGCGCAGGCAGCGCAGGATGCCATTGCCGCGTTACAGGTAGAACCTCGTGGTATCGTGAAGCTGACCTGCCCGGTAACGTTGTTGCATGTACATATCGGCCCGATGCTGGCGAAATTTATGGCGCGCTATCCTGATGTTTCGCTGCAACTTGAAGCGACCAATCGTCGGGTGGATGTCGTCGGGGAAGGGGTAGATGTGGCGATTCGCGTCCGGCCTCGCCCGTTTGAAGATAGCGATCTGGTGATGCGTGTTCTGGCCGACAGAGGGCATCGCCTGTTTGCCAGCCCGGATCTCATTGCGCGGATGGGGAGTCCTTCTGCACCTGCGGAATTGAGTGGCTGGCCAGGATTAAGTCTGGCATCGGGTAAGCATATCCATCGATGGGAACTTTACGGTCCGCAGGGCGCGCGTGCTGAAGTCCATTTCACCCCGCGTATGGTGACAACTGACATGCTGGCGCTACGTGAGGCGGCGGTGGCTGGCGTAGGCCTTGTTCAGTTACCCATTTTAATGGTGAAAGAACAACTGGCCGCGGGTGAACTGGTGGCGGTGCTGGAAGAATGGGAGCCCAGAAGGGAAGTGATTCATGCCGTGTTTCCCTCCCGGCGAGGATTATTGCCTTCCGTACGCACATTAGTTGATTTTTTGACGGAAGAGTATGCGCGTATGGTGGAAGATTAA
- a CDS encoding pirin family protein translates to MKQITGVYTAPRPHWVGDGFPVRSLFSYQTHAQQLSPFLLLDYAGPHTFTPGNEKRGVGEHPHRGFETVTIVYSGEVEHRDSTGRGGVIGPGDVQWMTAGAGILHEEFHSDAFTRQGGELEMVQLWVNLPMKDKMTTPGYQSITHDVIPTVTLPDNAGTARIIAGRYEETKGPAHTFSPLNVWDMRLQRNSQLTLTQPEGWSTALVVLKGNITINGTTPVNEAQLVVLSQQGKALHLEASSDASVLLLSGEPLNEPIVGYGPFVMNTKQEIAEAVRDFNSGHFGQI, encoded by the coding sequence ATGAAACAGATTACAGGCGTCTATACCGCACCTCGCCCACACTGGGTTGGCGATGGATTTCCGGTTCGTTCACTTTTTTCTTACCAAACCCATGCGCAGCAGTTGAGCCCGTTCTTACTGCTGGATTATGCCGGTCCGCACACCTTTACGCCGGGTAATGAAAAACGCGGCGTTGGAGAACATCCGCATCGCGGTTTCGAAACCGTCACGATTGTGTATAGCGGCGAAGTCGAGCACCGGGACTCTACCGGTCGCGGTGGGGTTATCGGCCCGGGCGACGTTCAGTGGATGACCGCAGGCGCAGGCATTTTGCATGAAGAATTCCACTCCGACGCCTTTACCCGTCAGGGCGGTGAACTGGAAATGGTGCAGTTGTGGGTTAACCTTCCCATGAAGGACAAAATGACGACCCCGGGTTATCAGAGCATTACTCACGATGTTATTCCGACCGTTACGCTGCCGGATAACGCCGGAACCGCCCGCATCATCGCAGGGCGTTATGAAGAGACAAAAGGTCCGGCGCATACTTTTTCGCCGCTCAATGTCTGGGATATGCGTCTGCAACGCAATAGCCAACTCACACTGACGCAGCCAGAAGGATGGAGCACCGCGCTGGTAGTACTGAAAGGCAATATTACGATAAACGGCACGACGCCAGTAAACGAAGCGCAACTGGTGGTATTGAGCCAGCAAGGTAAAGCGCTGCATCTTGAGGCCAGCAGCGATGCCAGCGTATTGCTGTTATCAGGCGAGCCATTAAATGAACCGATCGTAGGTTACGGCCCGTTTGTCATGAATACGAAACAAGAAATCGCAGAAGCAGTACGCGATTTCAACTCCGGCCATTTTGGCCAAATCTGA